A genomic window from Heterodontus francisci isolate sHetFra1 chromosome 36, sHetFra1.hap1, whole genome shotgun sequence includes:
- the LOC137351711 gene encoding kelch-like protein 23 — translation MACEPTSHRNKDPAADTVLEVGQRLFNVNRGMLALASEYFRALFYGDTRESSESHIVLRGLDPGAFQLLLGFAASGQVCVDWQNVEALLEAADFLLFHRVKLLCAAFLQRELRVWNCMGALALAQHLACPGLAAASRGVALTHLATIMAEEEEFLQLPKETLAEILASDHLYVANEDQVFEAVMKWVSHHSSREGQFLELLNFVRAPFLSLTFLDLLIKCTKCSLQDDPYNRLLRMLNNSLPQSWTVPQSQPQSSRSYETMYVLGGKHGQEQQELFQFHPKTNTWQACSPLRRRNLTQYAVAAVGNFIFVTGGYFRDEVVWYCVDWVLIYNDCENSWMEGPAMKQSRNWHCAVGVGMYLYVLGGSTDAAVIADVERLPLMGTEWQDMQPMLQPVERAAVVSVGTNIYVLCGLDAKGDVYSGVQRLDVDSGVWDVISFSPMPRYDLCATILNGALYIVGGQTFHLDTDTNEWTPVDEECLNQKFFSGCTTVNGRIFLLGERRGNTSIPNMILFNPYTDTCKVVDAAVPCPLPVRGCVSIRKFSVRSGV, via the exons ATGGCCTGCGAGCCGACAAGCCACAGGAACAAGGATCCAGCCGCCGACACTGTGCTTGAAGTTGGCCAGAGGCTTTTCAATGTCAACAGGGGGATGCTGGCGTTGGCCAGTGAATATTTCCGGGCCTTATTCTATGGGGACACTCGGGAAAGCTCGGAGAGTCACATTGTGCTGCGAGGCCTGGATCCCGGGGCCTTCCAGCTACTGCTGGGCTTTGCCGCTAGTGGCCAAGTATGTGTGGACTGGCAGAATGTGGAGGCCTTGCTGGAGGCGGCCGATTTCCTGCTCTTTCACCGAGTGAAGCTGCTGTGTGCCGCCTTCCTGCAGCGGGAGCTGCGGGTGTGGAACTGCATGGGGGCCCTGGCCTTGGCCCAGCACCTGGCCTGCCCCGGCCTGGCCGCAGCCAGCCGTGGGGTGGCCCTCACCCACCTGGCCACCATCATGGCTGAGGAGGAAGAGTTTCTGCAACTTCCCAAAGAGACTTTGGCCGAGATCTTGGCCAGCGACCACCTGTATGTGGCCAACGAAGACCAGGTGTTTGAAGCAGTGATGAAGTGGGTGAGCCACCACAGCAGCAGAGAGGGCCAATTCCTGGAGCTGCTGAACTTCGTCAGGGCCCCCTTCCTGAGCCTGACCTTCCTGGACCTGCTGATTAAATGCACCAAGTGCAGTCTGCAGGATGACCCTTACAACAGGCTCCTGAGAATGTTAAACAACAGCCTtccccagagctggacagtaccccAGTCCCAGCCCCAAAGCAGCAGGAGCTATGAGACCATGTATGTTCTGGGGGGAAAACACGGGCAAGAACAGCAGGAACTATTTCAGTTTCATCCTAAAACCAACACCTGGCAAGCCTGCTCTCCTCTCCGTCGCAGAAACCTCACCCAGTACGCTGTAGCAGCAGTAG GGAATTTCATCTTTGTGACAGGCGGGTACTTCCGAGATGAGGTAGTGTGGTACTGTGTGGACTGGGTGCTGATTTATAACGATTGTGAAAACAGTTGGATGGAAGGACCGGCAATGAAGCAGTCTCGCAACTGGCACTGTGCAGTCGGTGTTGGGATGTACCTTTATGTGCTGGGAGGGAGCACTGATGCGGCTGTCATCGCTGATGTTGAGCGACTGCCATTGATGGGCACAGAATGGCAGGACATGCAGcccatgctgcaacctgtggagaggGCTGCAGTGGTCAGTGTCGGCACCAATATATATGTTTTGTGCGGACTGGATGCAAAGGGCGATGTTTACAGTGGGGTGCAgcggctggacgtggacagtggcGTTTGGGATGTGATCTCCTTCTCCCCAATGCCTCG GTATGATCTCTGTGCCACCATTCTGAATGGTGCATTATACATAGTGGGAGGTCAGACATTCCATCTGGACACAGACACTAATGAGTGGACCCCAGTGGACGAGGAATGCTTGAACCAAAAGTTCTTCAGCGGTTGCACTACTGTTAACGGGAGGATCTTTCTCcttggggagaggagagggaacaCATCAATCCCAAACATGATTCTCTTCAACCCTTATACAGATACCTGTAAGGTGGTGGATGCGGCTGTGCCCTGCCCGCTTCCTGTACGAGGCTGCGTGTCCATCCGCAAGTTCAGTGTGAGGTCTGGAGTCTAA